From Phragmites australis chromosome 5, lpPhrAust1.1, whole genome shotgun sequence, a single genomic window includes:
- the LOC133919585 gene encoding protein NRT1/ PTR FAMILY 8.3-like — protein MDAMERGELAPLLPEGHGPKILEDSLQVPLLKDKKRTSSKAPAVLLGFECLESTAFNGISTNLVVYLETVLHGSNLASASNVTTWFGTSYLTPIFGAIIADTFWGNYNTILVSLAVYLLGMMLVTFSAFLPTATVLGGSSVFGAQTVAFLGLYLVAIGCGGVRSSLLPFGAEQFDDDNAADRESKASFFSWFYLCVDFGPIVSGLLIVWIQQNVSWGLGFGIATACIALAFGAFVLATPMYKRRMPTGTPLKRLSQVVVAACRKISLRLPADTGMLYEVSDKLKSQPKIAHTGEFSFLDKAAIISESDLEEISEEAGSSWKLCTVTQVEELKILLRLLPIWATSIIVSSAYSQMNTTFIQQGSAMNMSILSVPVPAASMGSFEVVCVLTWVLLYSKVIVPALRGFSSGDDGEPSQLQRMGAGRLLMALAMAVSALVEMKRLDSAARGEAISIAWQLPQYFFLAGAEVFCYIAQLEFFYAEAPDTMKSTCTSLALLTIALGSYMSSLIYAVVATFTATAESPGWISDNLNQGHLDYFFWALAAMCTLNFVVYSAFAKNYKLKTVLP, from the exons ATGGACGCCATGGAGAGGGGCGAGCTCGCGCCGCTTCTGCCCGAG ggTCATGGCCCGAAGATTCTGGAGGATAGCCTTCAAGTGCCACTCCTGAAGGATAAGAAACGCACCAGCAGCAAGGCGCCAGCGGTTCTTCTTG GGTTCGAGTGCCTGGAGAGCACAGCGTTCAATGGCATCTCGACGAACCTGGTGGTGTACCTCGAGACCGTCCTCCACGGCAGCAACCTAGCGAGCGCGTCCAACGTCACGACGTGGTTCGGCACGAGCTACCTCACCCCGATCTTTGGCGCCATCATCGCCGACACCTTCTGGGGCAactacaacaccatcctcgtCTCGCTCGCCGTCTACCTTCTT GGGATGATGCTGGTGACCTTCTCGGCGTTCCTGCCTACGGCCACAGTGCTCGGCGGCTCGTCGGTGTTCGGCGCGCAGACCGTGGCGTTCCTCGGGCTGTACCTCGTGGCGATCGGGTGCGGCGGGGTGCGCTCGTCCTTGCTGCCGTTCGGCGCGGAGCAGTTCGATGACGACAACGCGGCAGACCGGGAGAGCAAGGCGTCCTTCTTCAGCTGGTTCTACCTCTGCGTCGACTTCGGCCCGATTGTCTCCGGCCTGCTCATCGTGTGGATCCAGCAGAACGTCAGCTGGGGCCTCGGTTTCGGCATCGCTACCGCTTGCATCGCGCTCGCCTTCGGTGCTTTCGTGCTCGCCACTCCCATGTACAAGCGCCGCATGCCCACCGGCACGCCGCTCAAGCGCCTGAGCCAAGTTGTCGTCGCTGCCTGCCGGAAGATCAGCCTCAGGCTCCCCGCCGACACTGGCATGCTCTACGAGGTCAGCGACAAGCTGAAGTCCCAGCCCAAGATCGCGCACACCGGCGAGTTCTCGTTTCTTGACAAGGCGGCCATCATCTCCGAGTCAGACTTGGAGGAGATTTCGGAGGAGGCGGGCTCGTCGTGGAAGCTCTGCACCGTGACGCAGGTCGAGGAGCTCAAGATCCTGCTGCGGCTTCTGCCCATCTGGGCGACCAGCATCATCGTCTCCTCTGCATACTCGCAGATGAACACCACCTTCATCCAGCAGGGCAGCGCCATGAACATGTCTATCCTGTCGGTGCCAGTGCCAGCGGCGTCGATGGGCTCGTTCGAGGTCGTCTGCGTCTTGACATGGGTACTGCTCTACAGCAAGGTGATCGTGCCGGCACTGAGGGGCTTCTCctccggcgacgacggcgagccgTCGCAGCTGCAGCGCATGGGCGCCGGGCGGCTCCTCATGGCGCTCGCGATGGCGGTCTCGGCGCTCGTGGAGATGAAGCGGCTCGACAGCGCGGCGCGCGGCGAGGCCATCAGCATCGCGTGGCAGCTCCCTCAGTACTTCTTCCTGGCCGGCGCGGAGGTGTTCTGCTACATCGCGCAGCTGGAGTTCTTCTACGCCGAGGCGCCGGACACCATGAAGAGCACGTGCACGTCGCTCGCGCTGCTCACTATCGCGCTGGGAAGCTACATGAGCTCGCTCATCTACGCCGTCGTGGCAACGTTCACCGCGACAGCGGAGAGCCCTGGGTGGATCTCCGACAACCTCAACCAGGGCCACCTCGACTACTTCTTCTGGGCCTTGGCGGCCATGTGCACGCTCAACTTCGTCGTGTACAGCGCGTTCGCCAAGaactacaagctcaagacgGTGCTCCCGTGA
- the LOC133919586 gene encoding uncharacterized protein LOC133919586 yields the protein MGQAFRKLLDAFFGTSEMRVVMLGLDAAGKTTILYKLHIGEVLSTVPTIGFNVEKVQYKNVMFTVWDVGGQEKLRPLWRHYFNNTDGLIYVVDSLDRERIGKAKTELQAIINDPLMINSVILVFANKQDMKGAMTPMEVCEGLGLYDLKNRTWHIQGSCALKGDGLYEGLDWLASTLKELQASGRLPSGGTSLF from the exons ATGGGGCAGGCGTTCCGAAAGCTGTTGGATGCCTTCTTCGGCACCAGCGAGATGAGG GTCGTGATGCTTGGGCTGGATGCCGCGGGCAAAACCACCATCCTATACAAGCTGCATATCGGGGAGGTTTTATCGACTGTTCCTACGATTG GTTTCAATGTCGAGAAAGTTCAGTACAAGAATGTGATGTTTACCGTATGGGATGTTGGCGGCCAAGAGAAGTTGAGGCCCTTGTGGAGGCATTACTTCAATAATACGGATGGCCTG ATCTATGTGGTTGATTCATTGGATCGTGAGAGAATTGGAAAGGCCAAAACTGAGCTTCag GCAATAATTAATGATCCTTTGATGATTAACAGTGTCATATTAGTATTTGCCAATAAACAAGATATG AAAGGGGCAATGACGCCAATGGAGGTCTGCGAAGGCCTTGGCCTCTATGATTTGAAGAATCGCACGTGGCACATCCAAGGCTCTTGTGCCCTTAAAGGTGATGGTCTTTATGAGGGCTTGGACTGGCTGGCAAGTACACTGAAGGAATTACAAGCTTCAGGTCGCCTACCCTCAGGAGGGACTTCGTTGTTCTAA